CGCGGCTTCTTTGCCGCCGGCTCGTTGGAAGAAGAATTCTTGTTCGGCTTCGGACGCTTCGGTGCCGGACCGGTCGGCTTGCTCGGGGCCAGCCCCAGCGCCACCCAGTCGGGCATGATCCGTGCCTTGTCGATGTTGTCGGCCGACACGACCACTTCGGCCTTGTCGACGATGAAAGTGATGGTGTCCGCGGCCTCGTCGGTCGCTTCGATGCGGCCCTGCAGGCGACGACGGTTGTCCTGCGGCAGCTTCAGCGTGACCTTGGCCATTTCGCCGAGGTGACGGCCGAACTGCTCCAGGTTGAACAGCGGACGGTCGACGCCCGGCGAAGACACTTCCAGCGTGTAGTTGCCGCTGATCGGGTCTTCGACGTCCATCTGCGCCGACACTTCGCGGCTGACGCGCTCGCAGTCGTCGACATTGATGATGCGCTCGGGCTGTTCAGCCAGCGGCACGTCGATGTAAAGGCGCAGGGTCGCACCGCCGGGGGCCGGCAGATACTCAACGCCCAGCAGCTCCAGGCCCAGCGACACAACGGTCGGGGCGAGCAGATTCGCGATGTCGGTTGCCTTGTCGCTCACAGCCTGCCTTGATCTCTATGGTTGGGTGCCGGCCTTGGCCGACGTGGAAACATGACGCCCCGGAAACGACAAAGGGCCCGCTGGGCCCCTTTTCCGGAAAGACTCCGGTGACTGGATTCCGGTTGCAACCTGCATTGCCTGCCGGTTGCGGCCCTCCTTCCGGGTCCGGACTCCCGCTGGGAGGCCGCCTTCAGGGGTACTGCTAGGCCGCTGATGATAGCGACTGCACCGCGCTGGTGCAAGGTGCGGACCCGGGGTCAGCCCCCTTTTCCACGGGTGAAGGGGGCCGACCCCGATCACGCAGAAACGACGCAGATGCCAAAGAAAAACGCCTTCGAAGCAGGACTTCGAAGGCGATCTCTTTACTTGGTAGCGGGGGCAGGATTTGAACCTGCGACCTTCGGGTTATGAGCCCGACGAGCTGCCAGACTGCTCCACCCCGCATCAGAAGCGGAATTATGAGTGATTGCTTCAAAACATGCAAGCTTTCCCTCATTCATCAAACCGGTTGGCGCCGATATGACGTTGGTAGCGGGGGCAGGATTTGAACCTGCGACCTTCGGGTTATGAGCCCGACGAGCTGCCAGACTGCTCCACCCCGCACCGGAAGTGTTTGAACTGCTGCCCTGCTCTTTCGAGGAGGGCTACCGCAACGATGTTCTGGCTGAACCGCTGCAGTGACAACTCAGGCTGCGCATATTACACGAATCGCGCAGCTTTGTGTCAACTTTTATGCAAGATGCGCAAATGCCTGCTGGCACCAGACCATGATCGGGTTCCAGGCCAGGCCCAGGGCCAGCAGTGCCAGCGCGTTCACGCCCAGCACCACGCCCAGCACGCGGTCGTTGCTGCGCGGCATGGCCTCACCCACCGGCTCATCGAAGTACATGACCTTGATGACGCGCAGGTAGTAGAAGCAGCCGACCACGGCGCACAGCACGCCGAGGATGGCCAGCCACAGCAGGCCGCCGTTGACGGCCGCGCCCAGCACCGCCAGCTTGGTCCAGAAGCCCAGGAACGGCGGGATGCCGGCCAGCGACGCCATGATGCACAGCACCAGGCCGGCCATCCACGGGTTGCGGGCATTCAGGCCCTTGAAGTCCTCGATGTTCTCGGCTTCGAAGCCGGCACGCGACAGCGCGATGATCGCGCCGAAGGCGGCGGTCGACATGATGGCGTAGGCCAGTGCGTAGAACAGTGCGGCGGCATAGCCCTGCGAACCGCCACCGGCGATGCCCATCAGCAGGAAGCCGATGTGCGAGACGGTGGAGAACGCCAGCATGCGCTTGAGGTTGCTCTGCGCGATGGCCATCAGGTTGCCGATGACCAGCGAGACCGCGGCCAGGCCGGCGATCAGCAGCTGCAGTTCGGTCGACAGCGGGCCCACGCCCATTTCCAGCAGGCGGTACGCCATGCCGAAGGCGGCCAGCTTCGGCGCCGAGCTGATGAACAGCGCGATCGGTGCCGGGGCACCCTGATACACGTCCGGCAGCCACATGTGGAACGGCGCGGCACCCAGCTTGAAGGCGACGCCGGCGATCATGAACACCGCACCGGTGATCAGCAGCACGCGCTCTTCCGAGTGCGGGATGGCCTCGCGGATGACGTCCAGGTGCAGGCTGCCGGTGGCGCCGTAGATCAGCGACATGCCGTACAGCAGCAGGCCGGAGGCCAGCGAACCCAGCACGATGTACTTCATCGCCGCTTCCGAGGCCAGGCCGTTTTCGCGGTTGCTGGCGACCAGGGCGTAGGAGCACAGCGCCAGCAGTTCCAGGCCCAGGTAGACCATCAGCAGGCTGCCGGCCGAGACCAGGATCATCATGCCGGCGGTGCCGAACAGGATCAGCACCGGGATCTCGCCCTGGAACAGGTTGCGGTCACGCAGGTAGCGCCAGCCGTAGACCAGGGTCAGGCCGCTGAGCAGCACGATCCCGGTCTTCATCACGTCCGCGGCGGTATCGCGCACGAACATGCCATGGAAGACCTCCCCCTGCCCGCCCACGCCGGTGGCCAGCATGAACAGCACCACGGCCAGCGCAGCGAGCGAGAACAGGTGGGTGACGATCTTGTTCCGGTTGCTGACGAACAGGTCGAGGATCATCAGGGCGAAGGCGCTGCCGATCAGCACCAGCTCGGGAGCGAGCGGTGGCAGGTCAGCGGCGGTCAATGGCAGCAGCGGCGAGGTGGTCATCATCAAATCCTGGAATTACAGCAGCTTGCTGGATGCGATCTGCATCGCCAGCTTCGCGATCGAGGGCTCCATCAGGTCGGTCAGCGGCTTGGGATAGATGCCCAGCGCCAGCACGCCAATGGCGAACACGCCCAGCACCAGCCATTCGCGGCCGTTGATGTCCTTCAGTTCGGCAACATGGCTGTTGGCCACTTCACCGAAGAAGATGCGCTTGTACAGCCACAGGGTGTAGGCGGCGCCGATGATCAGGGTGGTGGCCGCGCCCAGGGCGATCCACGGATTACGCTGGAAGGCCGACAGGATGACCATGAACTCGCCGACGAAACCGCTGGTACCCGGCAGGCCCGCATTGGCCATGAAGAACAGCATGGCGAAGGTGGCGAACCACGGCATCACGTTGACCACGCCGCCGTAATCGGCGATGCGGCGGCTGTGCATGCGGTCGTACAGCACGCCGACGCAGGAGAACATCGCGCCGGACACGAAGCCGTGCGAGATCATCTGCACCATGGCGCCCTGCAGGCCCAGGCGGGCGGCGTCGGCGTTGCCGGCTTCACGCACCAACCACAGGGCGATGAAGGTGCCCAGGGTGACGAAGCCCATGTGCGCGATCGACGAATAGGCGATCAGCTTCTTCATGTCGTCCTGCACCAGGGCGACCAGGCCGACGTAGATCACGGCGATCAGCGACAGCGCGATCACCAGCCAGGCCCATTCCTGCGATGCGTCCGGGACGATCGGCAGGTTGAAGCGCAGGAAGCCGTAGCCACCGATCTTCAGCGCGATGGCGGCCAGGATCACCGAACCGGCGGTCGGC
This portion of the Stenotrophomonas sp. WZN-1 genome encodes:
- the nuoN gene encoding NADH-quinone oxidoreductase subunit NuoN, whose amino-acid sequence is MTTSPLLPLTAADLPPLAPELVLIGSAFALMILDLFVSNRNKIVTHLFSLAALAVVLFMLATGVGGQGEVFHGMFVRDTAADVMKTGIVLLSGLTLVYGWRYLRDRNLFQGEIPVLILFGTAGMMILVSAGSLLMVYLGLELLALCSYALVASNRENGLASEAAMKYIVLGSLASGLLLYGMSLIYGATGSLHLDVIREAIPHSEERVLLITGAVFMIAGVAFKLGAAPFHMWLPDVYQGAPAPIALFISSAPKLAAFGMAYRLLEMGVGPLSTELQLLIAGLAAVSLVIGNLMAIAQSNLKRMLAFSTVSHIGFLLMGIAGGGSQGYAAALFYALAYAIMSTAAFGAIIALSRAGFEAENIEDFKGLNARNPWMAGLVLCIMASLAGIPPFLGFWTKLAVLGAAVNGGLLWLAILGVLCAVVGCFYYLRVIKVMYFDEPVGEAMPRSNDRVLGVVLGVNALALLALGLAWNPIMVWCQQAFAHLA
- a CDS encoding NADH-quinone oxidoreductase subunit M, producing MSNWPLLSVLIWLPILGGALILAIRDAQTARWASLGVAVLTFVASLSLLSGYNAGVDGLQFVETHAWIPAYKIGYNLGVDGIAVALILLTTLVSVLALIGAWSAIDKRVNQYVAAFLILEGVTVGIFSATDAMLFYVFFEAMLIPMFLIIGVWGGPRRIYAALKFFLYTFLGSVLMLVALIYLYLKGGSFQLADLYALPLSAKEQTWIFFAFLIAFAVKVPMFPVHTWLPDAHVEAPTAGSVILAAIALKIGGYGFLRFNLPIVPDASQEWAWLVIALSLIAVIYVGLVALVQDDMKKLIAYSSIAHMGFVTLGTFIALWLVREAGNADAARLGLQGAMVQMISHGFVSGAMFSCVGVLYDRMHSRRIADYGGVVNVMPWFATFAMLFFMANAGLPGTSGFVGEFMVILSAFQRNPWIALGAATTLIIGAAYTLWLYKRIFFGEVANSHVAELKDINGREWLVLGVFAIGVLALGIYPKPLTDLMEPSIAKLAMQIASSKLL
- the rimP gene encoding ribosome maturation factor RimP; this encodes MSDKATDIANLLAPTVVSLGLELLGVEYLPAPGGATLRLYIDVPLAEQPERIINVDDCERVSREVSAQMDVEDPISGNYTLEVSSPGVDRPLFNLEQFGRHLGEMAKVTLKLPQDNRRRLQGRIEATDEAADTITFIVDKAEVVVSADNIDKARIMPDWVALGLAPSKPTGPAPKRPKPNKNSSSNEPAAKKPRAE